A stretch of Candidatus Nealsonbacteria bacterium DNA encodes these proteins:
- a CDS encoding PilN domain-containing protein: MTNLLPEQYKKELIEEKNRKLVLILVILFSFFLFCFSLFLFLIKFQQENEIEFQKNLLSLKKEEFLQIHNLEEKFNLTNQKLSQLNAFYQKKFSLTQFLEQIYQIIPPGIRLDSFSYQAEDGQVNLSGLAPTIELLVDFKNNLKEQKNLKEISFPSFVWIELTDIDFSVSFKTIDNLHGSE; the protein is encoded by the coding sequence ATGACTAATCTTTTACCGGAACAATATAAAAAAGAACTTATTGAAGAAAAAAATCGGAAGTTGGTTTTGATTTTAGTCATTCTTTTTTCTTTCTTTCTTTTTTGCTTTTCCCTGTTTTTATTTTTAATAAAATTTCAACAGGAGAATGAAATTGAATTTCAAAAAAACTTACTTTCTCTTAAAAAAGAGGAATTTTTGCAAATTCATAATCTTGAGGAAAAGTTCAATTTAACCAATCAAAAACTTTCCCAATTGAATGCTTTTTATCAAAAAAAATTTAGTTTAACCCAATTTTTAGAACAAATTTACCAAATTATTCCGCCGGGAATACGGCTTGACTCTTTTTCATATCAGGCCGAAGATGGTCAGGTTAATCTTTCAGGCCTTGCTCCGACAATTGAGCTATTGGTTGATTTTAAAAATAATCTAAAAGAACAAAAAAACCTTAAAGAAATTTCTTTCCCTTCTTTTGTTTGGATTGAATTAACCGATATTGATTTTAGCGTTAGTTTTAAAACAATAGATAATCTACATGGCTCCGAATAA